One segment of Mesoplodon densirostris isolate mMesDen1 chromosome 6, mMesDen1 primary haplotype, whole genome shotgun sequence DNA contains the following:
- the LOC132491689 gene encoding LOW QUALITY PROTEIN: pericentrin-like (The sequence of the model RefSeq protein was modified relative to this genomic sequence to represent the inferred CDS: substituted 1 base at 1 genomic stop codon), translated as MEEDEQQQRRRKVEAGRAKLAHFRQRKTKGDCAHSKKTPAKRKGAAVDAPDQEESPVAEAEASGLLGGRDVGKNTSCSDTPDGAGVPQLQEPGGAGTPQKLEGDGPEQPGVMTKELELEVLLLSLSDMHTARLELTQAHLQREKEAALAELRAELAGRHAQERALLQSRACRELELVREEAAELKEKLQSEMEKNAQMIETLKQDWESERELCLENLRQELSERHRSELENLQNQFKKELAEXKAELEKVFQDKNQAEFSLQTQEAQHEAALSKLRADLQLEHCQYVEDLELKFREKEKEKQLELEDLHASYAELQAQSQEEIRRLGAQLESARSSGQEPSELPKQLLARASHVEGLEHLTWDLEQQQQQQQERTRHESELEQLRISSEEKLREAERGHQEDPTLLHQRLQDGKDSSPPEAVGISACSEETSEGEGRDRLDELGLQLEQHKETLGLHTQLEENHQHQLAAGKSSQEVQQEAGLAGTQVLEGEQHAGPSEEPGQELAQVPLLCAHSTALEVAAGDLGLETMHKAHLLLLLTELKEEIDLLKVENRNLHEKLQHEIRLEEDSEQVKCTSVEAHQEALKSAKEKFELMRRELGEREAEWKVTSEDPRRGDEERLTQLLLELQEQAESEKLSMMHRFELREAEMRQLQDQQAAQILDLEGSLMEQQGRLRQLELGLLGDESLQCSQCGRELGGGLAPMDRDHLKEDCALQLKLAQSRFLEEHREITEKFAAEQDAFLREAREKHARELQLLQERHRQHVLSLTAELETRHQAEVDALRASLEREWGALSEALVGKLQTKHAAEISALETRHASRLYALESRYLSEMQTLRGLELPGLEEQLQKEGASHHVVLTWVLEKLKLKHDEEPQSTEDGLRAGVNTEHVEGVRASRLRRARQVRLLGEGFGSLILEKRAPVPAYSVPCEISKGSECSSGPLPISVRLNPLSCVEQQLSPWQVLSAVDAFIWVERHHVAGIQCGDGLLCAHWARCACQALRNDPVLAPSYFCHVFKK; from the exons TGAGGCCGAGGCCAGCGGACTCCTGGGAGGCCGGGACGTTGGCAAGAACACGTCGTGCAGCGACACCCCTGATGGCGCAGGAGTCCCTCAGCTGCAGGAGCCCGGTGGAGCGGGGACGCCGCAGAAGCTGGAAGGCGACGGTCCGGAGCAGCCTGGGGTAATGACGAAGGAGCTGGAGCTGGAAGTGCTGCTCCTGAGCTTGAGCGACATGCACACGGCGCGGCTGGAGCTGACGCAGGCGCACCTGCAGCGCGAGAAGGAGGCGGCGCTGGCCGAGCTGCGTGCCGAGCTCGCCGGGCGGCACGCGCAGGAGCGGGCCCTGCTTCAGAGCCGCGCGTGCCGGGAGCTGGAGCTGGTCCGGGAGGAGGCAGCTGAGCTGAAGGAGAAGCTACaatcagaaatggagaaaaatgccCAGATGATAGAGACCCTGAAGCAAGACTGGGAATCCGAGAGAGAATTGTGCTTAGAAAACCTACGCCAAGAATTATCGGAAAGGCATCGGTCAGAACTGGAGAATTTACAAAACCAGTTTAAGAAAGAATTGGCAGAATAGAAGGCTGAGTTGGAGAAGGTTTTTCAAGACAAAAATCAGGCTGAATTTTCCCTTCAGACTCAGGAGGCTCAGCACGAGGCGGCCCTGAGCAAGTTACGCGCGGACCTGCAGCTGGAACACTGCCAGTACGTGGAAGACCTGGAGCTGAaattcagagaaaaggaaaaggaaaagcagcTTGAGTTGGAGGACCTGCACGCCTCGTACGCAGAGCTGCAGGCCCAGTCACAGGAGGAGATCCGGCGCCTAGGGGCCCAGCTGGAGTCTGCGAGGTCCAGCGGGCAGGAGCCGAGCGAGTTACCCAAGCAGCTCCTGGCCCGAGCGTCTCACGTGGAGGGGCTGGAACACCTGACGTGGGActtagagcagcagcagcagcagcagcaggagagaaCCAGGCACGAGTCTGAACTGGAACAGCTGAGAATCTCTTCTGAAGAGAAGTTGAGGGAGGCTGAGAGGGGCCACCAGGAGGACCCGACCCTGTTACACCAGCGGCTGCAGGACGGGAAGGACAGCTCCCCGCCGGAGGCTGTGGGAATCAGTGCCTGTTCAGAAGAGACGtctgaaggagaaggaagagaccgTCTTGATGAACTTGGCCTTCAGCTGGAGCAGCACAAGGAGACACTGGGGTTGCACACACAGCTAGAAGAAAACCACCAGCACCAACTAGCAGCGGGGAAGTCCTCCCAGGAAGTCCAGCAGGAGGCGGGCCTCGCGGGGACCCAGGTGTTGGAAGGGGAGCAGCATGCGGGGCCTTCGGAAGAGCCCGGCCAAGAGCTCGCCCAGGTGCCCCTCCTGTGTGCACACAGCACAGCCTTGGAGGTGGCAGCCGGAGACTTGGGTCTGGAAACCATGCACAAGGCTCATCTCCTGCTTCTTCTCACGGAGCTCAAGGAAGAAATCGACCTCTTAAAAGTAGAAAATAGAAATTTACACGAGAAATTGCAGCATGAAATCCGCCTAGAAGAGGACTCTGAGCAAGTGAAATGTACTTCAGTTGAAGCCCACCAGGAAGCACTGAAGAGCGCTAAGGAGAAGTTTGAGCTAATGAGACGAGAACTCGGCGAGAGAGAGGCTGAGTGGAAAGTCACGAGTGAGGACCCGAGGAGAGGGGACGAAGAGAGGCTGACGCAGCTGCTCCTCGAGCTGCAGGAGCAGGCTGAGTCCGAGAAGCTGTCCATGATGCACAGGTTTGAGCTTCGAGAAGCCGAAATGAGGCAGCTGCAGGACCAGCAGGCGGCCCAGATCCTGGACCTGGAGGGGTCGCTGATGGAGCAGCAGGGCCGCCTGAggcagctggagctggggctcttGGGGGACGAGTCTCTGCAGTGCAGCCAGTGTGGCCGGGAGCTGGGCGGTGGTCTGGCCCCCATGGACCGGGACCACCTGAAGGAGGACTGTGCCCTCCAGCTGAAGCTGGCCCAGAGCAGGTTTTTAGAAGAACATCGAGAAATCACAGAGAAATTTGCCGCAGAGCAAGACGCCTTCCTGCGGGAGGCCCGGGAGAAGCACGCCCGCGAGCTCCAGCTGCTCCAGGAGAGACACCGGCAGCACGTCCTGTCTTTGACTGCGGAGCTGGAGACCCGGCACCAGGCCGAGGTGGACGCGCTAAGGGCTTCTTTGGAGCGAGAGTGGGGGGCTCTCTCAGAAGCCCTTGTGGGTAAGCTGCAGACAAAACACGCTGCGGAAATCAGTGCTTTGGAGACCAGACACGCGTCACGCCTGTACGCTTTGGAGTCGCGTTACCTGTCTGAGATGCAGACCTTGCGGGGCCTGGAGTTGCCGGGCCTGGAGGAGCAGCTGCAGAAAGAGGGTGCTTCTCACCACGTGGTCTTGACTTGGGTGTTAGAGAAGCTGAAGCTGAAACACGATGAAGAGCCTCAGTCCACAGAGGACGGCCTGAGAGCGGGAGTGAACACAGAGCACGTGGAGGGTGTGAGAGCCTCTCGGCTGCGCAGAGCTCGCCAGGTGAG GCTCCTTGGTGAAGGCTTTGGATCTCTGATCCTGGAAAAACGTGCGCCTGTGCCTGCGTACAGCGTTCCCTGTGAGATTTCAAAGGGTTCAGAGTGCTCCTCAGGACCTCTACCGATTTCTGTGAGATTAAACCCTTTGTCCTGTGTCGAGCAGCAACTGTCCCCTTGGCAGGTGCTTTCAGCTGTA GATGCATTTATTTGGGTAGAACGTCATCACGTAGCGGGAATTCAGTGTGGGGACGGGCTGCTCTGTGCCCATTGGGCCAGGTGTGCATGCCAGGCACTCAGGAATGATCCTGTTCTGGCGCCTTCATACTTTTGTCACGTATTTAAGAAGTAG